In Massilia antarctica, the following are encoded in one genomic region:
- a CDS encoding potassium transporter Kup, whose amino-acid sequence MTAQHKKSSLAALTLAAVGIVYGDIGTSPLYTLKAVFDKEHGLALTTPNLIGIISLIFWGLTLIVSLKYVTLVLRADNRGEGGIMALMALALNSVTKASKWYLPLMVMGVFGATMFYGDSVITPAISVLGAIEGLEVAIPGIPTWVVLLITAIVLVCLYSVQRRGTAGIGRWFGPIMVIWFAALAAMGVVNIIEAPQILAALNPLRALGFMLENRYTAFIALGAVVLALTGAEALYADMGHFGKKPIRAAWFLIAFPALALNYMGQGALLIVHPEHISNPFYNQLGSWSVYPLLLLSTMAAVIASQATISGTFSMTKQAIALGLMPRMRVLHTSESEIGQIYIPAVNWLQLVVVLIGVLIFQSSDNMAGAYGIAVTATMLCTTVLTFFVTRYRWHLPLVLCFGATGFFIVMDIMLFSSSTLKLFHGGWFPLLLGAILFTGMMTWKRGRQLVFENLQSHAIPLDDFLQSLFVAPPTRVYGTAIFLRGESDGVPHALLHNLSHNKVLHERVVFLTVHMLEEPWVPAAEQAKVTALGHDCFQINVYYGFKDEPDIPKVLLQCAEQGLPFEMMETSFFIARQTVISAPGGGMAPWREHLFVTMSRNARGAADYYQIPPNRVIELGTQVEI is encoded by the coding sequence ACCCTGATCGTCTCGCTCAAGTACGTCACCCTGGTCCTGCGTGCCGACAACCGCGGCGAGGGCGGCATCATGGCGCTCATGGCGCTGGCGCTCAATTCGGTCACCAAGGCGTCCAAATGGTATTTGCCGCTGATGGTGATGGGCGTCTTCGGCGCCACCATGTTTTACGGCGACAGCGTGATCACCCCCGCCATTTCGGTGCTCGGCGCGATCGAAGGTCTCGAGGTCGCCATCCCCGGCATCCCCACCTGGGTGGTGCTGCTCATTACCGCCATTGTGCTGGTGTGCCTGTATTCGGTGCAGCGGCGCGGCACGGCCGGCATCGGGCGCTGGTTCGGGCCGATCATGGTGATCTGGTTCGCCGCCCTGGCCGCCATGGGCGTGGTGAACATCATCGAGGCGCCCCAGATCCTGGCCGCCCTCAATCCCCTGCGCGCGCTGGGCTTCATGCTGGAAAACCGCTACACGGCCTTCATCGCGCTCGGCGCGGTGGTGCTGGCGCTGACCGGCGCCGAGGCGCTGTATGCCGACATGGGCCACTTCGGCAAGAAGCCGATCCGCGCGGCCTGGTTCCTGATCGCCTTTCCGGCGCTGGCGCTGAACTACATGGGGCAGGGCGCGCTGCTGATCGTGCACCCTGAGCACATCAGCAATCCCTTCTATAACCAGCTCGGCAGCTGGAGCGTGTACCCGCTGCTGCTGCTCTCGACCATGGCCGCCGTGATCGCCTCGCAAGCGACCATTTCCGGCACCTTCTCGATGACCAAGCAAGCCATCGCGCTCGGCCTGATGCCGCGCATGCGCGTGCTGCACACCTCGGAAAGCGAAATCGGCCAGATCTATATCCCGGCCGTGAACTGGCTGCAACTGGTGGTGGTACTGATCGGCGTGCTGATTTTCCAGTCCTCCGACAATATGGCCGGCGCCTATGGCATCGCGGTCACCGCCACCATGCTGTGCACCACCGTGCTGACCTTTTTCGTCACGCGCTACCGCTGGCACCTGCCGCTGGTGCTGTGCTTCGGCGCAACCGGCTTTTTCATCGTCATGGACATCATGCTGTTCTCGTCGAGCACGCTTAAACTGTTCCACGGCGGCTGGTTCCCGCTGCTGCTGGGCGCGATCCTGTTTACCGGCATGATGACCTGGAAGCGCGGCCGCCAGCTGGTGTTCGAGAACCTGCAGTCGCACGCCATTCCGCTCGACGACTTCCTGCAGTCGCTGTTCGTGGCGCCGCCCACCCGCGTGTACGGCACCGCGATTTTCCTGCGCGGCGAAAGCGACGGCGTGCCGCACGCGCTGCTGCACAACCTGTCGCACAACAAGGTGCTGCACGAACGCGTGGTCTTCCTCACCGTGCACATGCTGGAAGAACCGTGGGTGCCGGCGGCCGAGCAGGCCAAGGTCACCGCGCTGGGGCACGATTGCTTCCAGATCAATGTGTACTACGGCTTCAAGGATGAACCGGATATTCCCAAGGTGCTGCTCCAGTGCGCGGAACAGGGTTTGCCGTTCGAGATGATGGAAACCTCCTTCTTCATCGCACGCCAGACCGTCATTTCGGCGCCGGGCGGCGGCATGGCGCCATGGCGCGAGCACTTGTTCGTGACCATGTCGCGCAATGCCCGCGGCGCCGCCGACTACTATCAGATTCCTCCCAACCGGGTGATCGAACTGGGAACCCAGGTCGAAATCTGA
- a CDS encoding FKBP-type peptidyl-prolyl cis-trans isomerase: MKLKLTLTAAFVATLALAACGSSDDSPVQVPPITVVTNPATLVSKDTVVGTGAEAAVGKKISVNYAGYLYDSSKPDNKGANFETSKEPVEFPLASGSLIEGWVQGIPGMKVGGKRTLSIPSSLAYGANGKGVIPANAGLVFDIELVGVK, from the coding sequence ATGAAACTCAAGCTTACCCTCACCGCCGCCTTCGTTGCCACCCTTGCCCTGGCCGCCTGCGGCAGTTCCGATGACAGTCCGGTCCAGGTGCCGCCGATCACGGTCGTCACCAACCCGGCCACCCTGGTCTCCAAAGATACGGTGGTCGGCACCGGCGCCGAAGCGGCGGTCGGCAAAAAAATCAGCGTGAACTACGCCGGCTATCTCTACGATTCGAGCAAGCCCGACAACAAGGGCGCGAACTTCGAAACCTCCAAGGAGCCGGTCGAGTTTCCGCTGGCGTCGGGCAGCTTGATCGAAGGCTGGGTCCAGGGCATCCCGGGCATGAAAGTGGGCGGCAAGCGCACCCTGTCGATCCCGTCGTCCCTGGCGTACGGCGCGAACGGCAAGGGCGTCATTCCAGCCAATGCCGGCCTGGTGTTCGACATCGAACTGGTCGGCGTCAAGTAA
- a CDS encoding GNAT family N-acetyltransferase, which yields MKAPIVWEWRHFDQLSGADLYAVMASRQDVFILEQTCLYPDLDGYDQGAHHLLGWHTVDGKRVLAAYLRCLAPGVKYDEMSLGRVLTTKGARGGGSGRALLAEGIACAERQHPGQRIRIGAQQHLEPFYASFGFATVSAPYDEDGIMHIDMLR from the coding sequence ATGAAGGCGCCCATCGTGTGGGAATGGCGCCACTTCGACCAACTCTCCGGCGCCGATCTGTACGCGGTGATGGCCAGCCGCCAGGATGTGTTCATCCTGGAGCAGACTTGCCTGTATCCGGACCTCGATGGCTACGACCAGGGCGCGCACCACCTGCTCGGCTGGCACACGGTCGACGGCAAGCGCGTGCTGGCGGCGTATTTGCGCTGCCTCGCCCCCGGCGTGAAGTACGATGAAATGTCGCTCGGGCGCGTGCTCACCACCAAGGGCGCGCGCGGCGGCGGCAGCGGCCGCGCACTGCTGGCCGAGGGCATCGCCTGCGCCGAACGCCAGCATCCGGGCCAGCGCATCCGCATCGGCGCCCAGCAGCACCTCGAACCGTTCTACGCCAGCTTCGGCTTCGCGACGGTGAGCGCGCCCTACGACGAAGACGGCATCATGCACATCGACATGCTGCGCTAA
- a CDS encoding histone deacetylase family protein translates to MLTFYNEHHAQHRGRHEMFRGALVPCFEKPERVDMVLAEFERRGLGKVVTPHGVSLVSLERIHTPRYLHFLRNAWSEWVALDEANADKDAFPSVWPIRGMRTDIEPDNFAARMGLYSMDSGTPLTAGTWIAAKTGADCAVNAAHALRLGERGTFALTRPPGHHAGADFFGGYCFLNNAALAAQHLLDDGARKVAILDIDYHHGNGTQSIFYGRNDVLFISIHADPRTEYPFYLGHASETGDGDGKGYNMNLPLAAGSTPAQWFLALESACVKLASFAPDALVVSLGVDTFAGDPLSSFALHSGDFLRIGERIAHTGLPTAFVFEGGYAVNEIGINVVNVLEGFETAN, encoded by the coding sequence GTGCTGACCTTCTATAACGAGCACCACGCCCAGCACCGCGGGCGCCACGAGATGTTCCGTGGCGCCCTGGTGCCGTGCTTCGAAAAGCCGGAGCGGGTCGACATGGTGCTGGCCGAATTCGAACGGCGCGGGCTGGGCAAGGTGGTCACGCCGCACGGCGTGTCGCTGGTCTCGCTCGAACGCATCCACACGCCGCGCTACCTGCATTTCCTGCGCAATGCCTGGAGCGAGTGGGTCGCGCTCGACGAAGCGAACGCCGACAAGGATGCGTTTCCCTCGGTGTGGCCGATCCGCGGCATGCGCACCGATATCGAGCCCGATAACTTCGCCGCGCGCATGGGCCTGTATTCGATGGACAGCGGCACCCCGCTCACCGCCGGCACCTGGATCGCCGCCAAGACCGGGGCCGACTGCGCGGTCAACGCCGCCCACGCGCTGCGCCTGGGCGAACGCGGCACCTTCGCGCTGACCCGCCCTCCCGGACACCACGCGGGCGCCGATTTTTTCGGCGGCTACTGCTTCCTGAACAATGCCGCGCTGGCGGCCCAGCACCTGCTCGACGACGGCGCCAGGAAAGTCGCGATCCTCGATATCGACTACCACCACGGCAACGGCACCCAGAGCATTTTTTATGGCCGCAACGATGTGCTGTTCATCTCGATCCATGCCGATCCGCGCACCGAGTATCCGTTCTACCTGGGGCATGCCAGCGAAACGGGCGACGGCGACGGCAAGGGCTACAACATGAACCTGCCGCTGGCGGCCGGATCGACCCCGGCCCAGTGGTTCCTGGCGCTGGAATCGGCCTGCGTCAAGCTGGCCAGCTTCGCGCCGGATGCGCTGGTGGTGTCGCTCGGCGTCGATACGTTCGCGGGCGACCCGCTGTCGTCGTTCGCGCTGCACAGCGGCGATTTTTTGCGCATCGGCGAACGCATCGCGCACACCGGCCTGCCGACCGCCTTCGTGTTCGAGGGCGGGTATGCGGTGAACGAGATCGGCATCAACGTCGTCAATGTGCTCGAAGGTTTTGAAACCGCTAACTAG
- the gshA gene encoding glutamate--cysteine ligase, with protein sequence MSNQLTRRLALLDDDEHRPLLGQGLRGIERETLRVDRAGRLARTPHPPALGAALTHPQITTDYAEALLEFITPAENDIGTTLHKLDTIHRYAYTKLGDEMLWSESMPCELPDEADIDIAWYGTSNIGMLKHVYRRGLALRYGKAMQCIAGIHYNYSLPEQMFQLFSNNEGVSEERRCALRDFQSESYIALIRNFRRYSWLLMYLFGASPALSTGFLRGREHQLETLSSDTLYLPYATSLRMSDLGYQNDAQSGLTPHENSLESYVSTLMDAVNRPYKPYEALGTKRDGEWIQLSTNVLQIENEYYSTIRPKRVIRTGERPVQALCKRGVQYVEVRCLDVDPFEAIGISVETGRFMDAFLLFCALDESALINQMESQVHARNFARTVKEGRRPGLTLTRHGEEIALADWANELIGRIAPVAALLDSQHNEDGVHAASLAAQLAKIANPALTPSARVLEEVRALGSSAAFGLRQSELHAASFRDSPLMPAEAALFDEMAAASLAEQRVIEQTQTGSFDDFVAAYNSSTLCGDSD encoded by the coding sequence GTGTCGAACCAACTGACCCGCCGCCTGGCCCTGCTCGACGATGATGAACACCGCCCCCTGCTGGGCCAGGGCCTGCGCGGCATCGAGCGCGAAACCCTGCGCGTGGACCGCGCCGGACGTCTGGCGCGCACCCCGCACCCGCCAGCGCTGGGCGCCGCACTGACCCACCCGCAGATCACCACCGACTACGCCGAAGCCCTGCTCGAATTCATCACGCCGGCGGAAAACGACATCGGCACCACCCTGCACAAGCTCGACACAATCCACCGCTACGCCTACACCAAGCTGGGTGACGAAATGCTGTGGAGCGAATCGATGCCGTGCGAGCTGCCCGACGAAGCCGACATCGACATCGCCTGGTACGGCACCTCGAACATCGGCATGCTGAAACACGTGTACCGGCGCGGCCTGGCGCTGCGCTACGGGAAAGCGATGCAGTGCATCGCCGGCATCCACTACAACTACTCGCTGCCGGAGCAGATGTTCCAGCTGTTTTCGAACAACGAAGGCGTTTCCGAAGAACGGCGCTGCGCCCTGCGCGACTTCCAGTCCGAAAGCTACATCGCCCTGATCCGCAACTTCCGCCGCTATAGCTGGCTGCTGATGTACCTGTTCGGGGCCTCGCCGGCGCTGTCCACGGGCTTCCTGCGCGGACGCGAACACCAGCTCGAAACACTCTCAAGCGACACCCTCTACCTGCCGTATGCGACCAGCCTGCGCATGAGCGACCTCGGTTACCAGAACGATGCGCAATCGGGCCTGACGCCGCACGAGAACTCGCTGGAAAGCTATGTATCGACCCTGATGGACGCGGTGAACCGTCCGTACAAGCCGTACGAGGCGCTCGGCACCAAGCGCGATGGCGAGTGGATCCAGCTGTCGACCAACGTGCTGCAGATCGAGAACGAATACTATTCGACGATCCGGCCGAAACGCGTGATCCGCACCGGCGAGCGTCCGGTACAGGCGCTGTGCAAGCGCGGGGTGCAGTACGTCGAAGTGCGCTGCCTCGATGTCGATCCGTTCGAGGCGATCGGCATCAGTGTCGAAACGGGGCGCTTCATGGATGCCTTCCTGCTGTTCTGCGCGCTCGACGAGAGCGCGCTGATCAACCAGATGGAAAGCCAGGTCCACGCCCGCAATTTCGCGCGCACCGTCAAGGAGGGGCGCCGCCCCGGCCTGACCCTGACCCGCCACGGCGAAGAGATCGCGCTGGCCGACTGGGCCAATGAACTGATCGGGCGCATCGCCCCGGTCGCGGCGCTGCTCGACAGCCAGCATAACGAAGACGGCGTGCATGCGGCCTCCCTGGCCGCGCAGCTGGCCAAAATCGCCAATCCGGCGCTCACGCCGTCGGCGCGGGTGCTGGAAGAAGTGCGCGCGCTCGGCTCCTCGGCCGCTTTCGGCTTGCGCCAGAGCGAGCTGCATGCGGCCTCGTTCCGCGACAGCCCCCTGATGCCGGCGGAAGCGGCGCTGTTCGACGAGATGGCGGCCGCCTCGCTGGCCGAACAGCGTGTCATCGAGCAGACCCAGACCGGCAGCTTCGACGACTTTGTCGCCGCCTACAACAGCAGCACATTGTGCGGCGACTCGGACTGA
- a CDS encoding DUF885 domain-containing protein: protein MRKLTAICVLMLAPLVAGAAPAAAPERATPDQQARALFDSDWQWRLQNQPEYATALGDYRYDTSLSDTTLAASRAANAHQRQMLDQARQIERDKLTGQQQLSYDLFVWEKEQAVKAAALYPFQAQPISSSAGIHLTLAQLAAQMPFATETDYRNYLARLDAVPAHVAGLIEQLREGMRTGWVAPKVAVRGVPVILRQLRENAVDGALGQPFRQIPASIDKPVRDALALAGPAALRNRVAPALQELEEFIRAEYLPAARESIAASALPAGPDYYLLAVMRQTTIDMAPAEIHALGLKEVARLRADMTAAIARTGFAGSFAQFIVFAKTDPRLFYTSAEPLLARYRRIIARAGAAMPRLFAAVPAQEVLVKAASGPGTEKQGAAWYEAGNAERPAAFVVNTSLLETRPMWEMETLALHEALPGHHLQVARAADMADLPAFRRHGWHAAYGEGWALYAETLGPELGFFKDAFSAFGHLNADLFRAVRLVVDTGIHTQGWTRQQAIDYMNANTANAPSDNELEVDRYIAWPGQALGYKVGQLKIRALREKAQAALGDKFDIRRFHSVVLDNGPLTLALLEQQVDLWIAAAKKPAS from the coding sequence ATGCGCAAACTGACCGCCATCTGTGTCCTCATGCTTGCCCCGCTGGTCGCCGGCGCGGCACCCGCCGCCGCGCCCGAGCGCGCCACACCGGACCAGCAGGCGCGCGCCCTGTTCGACAGCGACTGGCAGTGGCGCCTGCAAAACCAGCCAGAATACGCCACCGCTCTGGGCGACTACCGCTACGACACAAGCCTGAGCGACACCACCCTGGCCGCCAGCCGGGCCGCCAATGCGCACCAGCGCCAGATGCTCGACCAGGCCAGGCAGATCGAACGCGACAAGCTCACCGGCCAGCAGCAGCTGTCCTACGACCTGTTCGTGTGGGAGAAGGAGCAGGCGGTCAAGGCGGCCGCGCTGTACCCGTTCCAGGCGCAGCCGATCAGTTCCTCGGCCGGCATCCACCTCACGCTCGCGCAGCTGGCCGCGCAGATGCCGTTTGCCACCGAGACCGACTACCGCAACTACCTGGCGCGCCTGGACGCGGTACCGGCCCACGTGGCGGGCCTGATCGAACAGCTGCGCGAAGGGATGCGCACCGGCTGGGTCGCGCCGAAGGTGGCCGTGCGCGGTGTGCCGGTCATCCTCAGGCAACTGCGCGAGAACGCGGTCGACGGCGCGCTAGGCCAGCCGTTCCGCCAGATCCCGGCCAGCATCGACAAGCCGGTGCGCGACGCCCTCGCCTTGGCCGGTCCCGCCGCGCTGCGCAACCGGGTGGCGCCGGCGCTGCAGGAGCTGGAAGAATTCATCCGCGCCGAGTACCTGCCGGCGGCGCGCGAGTCCATCGCGGCCAGCGCGCTGCCGGCCGGCCCCGATTACTACCTGCTGGCGGTGATGCGCCAGACCACCATCGACATGGCCCCGGCCGAGATCCACGCGCTCGGCCTGAAGGAAGTGGCGCGCCTGCGCGCCGACATGACGGCGGCGATCGCGCGCACCGGTTTTGCCGGCAGCTTCGCCCAGTTCATCGTGTTCGCCAAAACCGACCCGCGCCTGTTCTACACCAGCGCCGAGCCGCTGCTGGCGCGCTACCGGCGCATCATCGCGCGCGCCGGCGCGGCCATGCCCAGGCTGTTCGCGGCCGTGCCGGCGCAGGAAGTGCTGGTCAAGGCGGCTTCCGGCCCCGGCACCGAGAAACAGGGCGCGGCCTGGTACGAGGCCGGCAACGCCGAGCGCCCGGCGGCCTTCGTGGTCAACACCTCGCTGCTGGAAACGCGCCCCATGTGGGAGATGGAAACCTTGGCCCTGCACGAAGCGCTGCCGGGCCACCACCTGCAGGTGGCGCGCGCCGCCGACATGGCCGACCTGCCGGCCTTTCGCCGCCATGGCTGGCACGCCGCCTACGGCGAAGGCTGGGCCCTGTACGCCGAGACGCTCGGGCCGGAACTGGGCTTTTTCAAGGATGCGTTTTCGGCCTTCGGTCACCTCAACGCCGACCTGTTCCGCGCGGTGCGGCTGGTGGTCGATACCGGCATCCACACCCAGGGCTGGACGCGCCAGCAGGCGATCGACTACATGAACGCCAACACCGCCAACGCGCCTTCCGACAACGAGCTGGAAGTGGACCGCTACATTGCCTGGCCCGGACAGGCGCTCGGCTACAAGGTCGGACAGCTGAAAATCCGCGCCCTGCGCGAGAAGGCACAGGCGGCGCTGGGCGACAAATTCGACATCCGGCGCTTTCACAGCGTGGTGCTCGATAACGGACCGCTGACCCTGGCCCTGCTCGAACAGCAGGTCGACCTGTGGATCGCGGCGGCCAAAAAACCGGCGTCGTGA
- the prmC gene encoding peptide chain release factor N(5)-glutamine methyltransferase, with translation MAVTIGAGARVGALQALLPLDPLENRILACHALGITRIGLITQSERLLSAPEAAALADLVERRMRGEPIAYIVGRREFYGLDFAVSEAVLIPRPDTELLVDLALERLPVQGRMLDMGTGSGAIAVAVAHTRPDAGITALDVSAAALEVARANACAHRAAVRFVHSDWFAGVEGESFDLIVSNPPYIADGDVHLAQGDLRFEPVGALTDHADGLSALRTIVAGAPRHLPPRGWLLMEHGYDQADQVRALLAGAGYTEVESWRDLAGIERVSGGRRAA, from the coding sequence ATGGCGGTGACGATCGGCGCCGGCGCCCGGGTCGGCGCGCTGCAGGCGTTGCTGCCGCTCGACCCGCTGGAAAACCGCATCCTGGCCTGCCATGCGCTGGGCATCACGCGCATCGGCCTGATCACCCAGTCCGAACGCCTGCTGAGCGCGCCGGAAGCGGCCGCGCTGGCGGACCTGGTCGAACGGCGCATGCGAGGCGAACCGATTGCCTACATCGTCGGCCGGCGCGAATTCTACGGCCTCGATTTCGCCGTCAGCGAGGCGGTGCTGATTCCCCGTCCCGACACTGAACTGCTGGTCGACCTGGCGCTCGAACGCCTGCCCGTGCAGGGCCGCATGCTCGACATGGGTACCGGCAGCGGCGCCATCGCGGTGGCCGTGGCCCATACCCGGCCCGACGCCGGAATCACCGCCCTCGACGTCAGCGCCGCCGCCCTCGAGGTGGCGCGCGCCAACGCTTGTGCCCACCGCGCCGCCGTGCGCTTCGTGCACAGCGACTGGTTCGCTGGCGTGGAGGGCGAATCGTTCGACCTGATCGTCTCCAATCCCCCCTACATCGCCGACGGCGACGTCCACCTGGCCCAGGGCGATCTGCGCTTCGAGCCGGTGGGCGCGCTGACCGACCATGCCGACGGCCTGTCGGCCCTGCGCACCATCGTGGCCGGCGCGCCGCGCCATTTGCCGCCGCGGGGCTGGCTGCTGATGGAGCACGGCTACGACCAGGCGGACCAGGTGCGCGCCCTGCTGGCCGGCGCCGGCTATACCGAAGTCGAGAGCTGGCGCGACCTGGCCGGCATCGAACGAGTCAGCGGTGGCCGGCGCGCCGCGTAA
- a CDS encoding disulfide bond formation protein B — protein sequence MPNNRTILMSLSAICFALLGAALYLQHYKNMLPCPLCVIQRYAYFFCGLICLAAASAKQFKLWSFFGLAGSLTGLFYAGKQLWVLAHPGTSCGIDPMQTMLNKVPTAIYLPWMFEADGLCEDAVETLFGLTIPQWSALSLAIISASLLFVLARRSAR from the coding sequence ATGCCAAATAACCGCACGATCCTGATGTCACTCTCCGCCATCTGCTTCGCCCTGCTTGGCGCGGCGCTGTACCTTCAGCACTACAAGAACATGCTGCCATGCCCGCTGTGCGTGATCCAGCGCTACGCCTACTTTTTCTGTGGGCTGATCTGCCTGGCGGCGGCGTCGGCCAAGCAGTTCAAGCTGTGGAGCTTCTTCGGGCTGGCCGGTTCGCTGACCGGCCTGTTCTACGCCGGCAAGCAGCTGTGGGTGCTGGCCCATCCGGGCACCTCGTGCGGCATCGATCCGATGCAGACCATGCTCAATAAAGTCCCGACCGCGATTTACCTGCCATGGATGTTCGAAGCCGACGGCTTGTGCGAAGATGCGGTCGAGACCCTGTTCGGCCTGACCATCCCGCAATGGTCGGCCCTGTCGCTGGCCATCATCAGCGCCTCGCTGCTGTTCGTGCTGGCGCGCCGCAGCGCCCGCTGA
- the prfA gene encoding peptide chain release factor 1 gives MKPSMLAKLDQLANRLVELDELLMSEGATSNMDAYRKMTREHAEIGPLVALFKEYQSAQNDIAEAQEMLSDPDMKDFAQEEIEAGKARVAQLEMDLQKMLLPKDVNDERNIFLEIRAGTGGDESALFAGDLLRMYVRFAERNRWQVETVSESVSDLGGYREVIVRLIGNGAYSKLKFESGGHRVQRVPATETQGRIHTSACTVAVMPEADEVEDVNINPADLRIDTYRASGAGGQHINKTDSAVRITHLPTGIVVECQDDRSQHKNKASALKVLAARIKDAQLREQQSKEAATRKSLIGSGDRSERIRTYNFPQGRMTDHRINLTLYKLDFIMDGELTELTNALAAEHQAELLAALGD, from the coding sequence ATGAAACCATCGATGCTGGCCAAGCTGGATCAACTGGCCAACCGTCTTGTCGAACTTGACGAATTGCTCATGAGCGAAGGCGCGACCTCGAACATGGACGCCTACCGCAAGATGACGCGCGAGCACGCCGAAATCGGGCCGCTGGTGGCGCTGTTCAAGGAGTACCAGAGCGCCCAGAACGATATCGCCGAAGCGCAGGAAATGCTCTCGGACCCGGACATGAAGGACTTCGCGCAGGAAGAAATCGAAGCCGGCAAGGCGCGCGTGGCGCAGCTCGAAATGGATCTGCAAAAGATGCTGCTGCCGAAGGACGTCAACGACGAGCGCAACATCTTCCTCGAAATCCGCGCCGGCACCGGCGGCGACGAATCGGCCCTGTTCGCGGGCGACCTGCTGCGCATGTATGTCCGCTTCGCCGAGCGCAATCGCTGGCAGGTCGAAACGGTGTCGGAATCGGTGTCGGACCTGGGCGGCTACCGCGAAGTGATCGTGCGCCTGATCGGCAACGGCGCCTACTCCAAGCTCAAGTTCGAGTCGGGCGGCCACCGCGTGCAGCGCGTGCCGGCCACCGAAACCCAGGGCCGCATCCACACCTCGGCCTGCACCGTGGCGGTAATGCCGGAAGCGGACGAAGTCGAAGACGTCAACATCAACCCGGCCGACCTGCGCATCGATACCTACCGCGCCTCGGGCGCCGGCGGACAGCACATCAACAAGACCGATTCGGCGGTGCGCATCACCCACCTGCCGACCGGGATCGTGGTCGAATGCCAGGACGACCGCAGCCAGCACAAGAACAAGGCCTCGGCGCTCAAGGTGCTGGCCGCGCGCATCAAGGACGCGCAGCTGCGCGAGCAGCAGTCGAAGGAAGCGGCCACCCGCAAAAGCCTGATCGGCTCGGGCGACCGCAGCGAGCGGATTCGCACGTATAACTTCCCGCAAGGCCGCATGACCGACCACCGCATCAACCTGACCTTGTATAAACTCGACTTCATCATGGATGGAGAACTGACCGAACTGACCAACGCGCTGGCCGCCGAACACCAGGCCGAATTGCTGGCGGCCCTGGGCGACTAA